In a single window of the Stegostoma tigrinum isolate sSteTig4 chromosome 49, sSteTig4.hap1, whole genome shotgun sequence genome:
- the LOC125450081 gene encoding collagen alpha-2(VIII) chain-like, translating into MLTCGKGILLIISISQFRMYSTAWGYMKALDYATVLQSLEDRVAALESHEHDEAHDHHAALFSVSYSEGNSINTPDAVFVFDQVSLNREEGYNSTTGIFTCPIAGVYSFVYTSLPARGVETAVTLVRNNVKASSIYSDLSQGSTQSAERTELVLLAEGDAVWVKLEKGTVLRQQASLSFQGYRVSD; encoded by the exons ATGCTCACCTGTGGGAAA GGGATCCTGCTGATCATCAGCATCAGTCAATTCCGCATGTACTCGACTGCCTGGGGCTACATGAAG GCATTGGACTATGCAACGGTTTTGCAGTCTCTGGAGGATAGAGTAGCTGCCCTGGAAAGTCACGAACATGATG AAGCTCATGACCACCATGCTGCTCTCTTCTCTGTGTCCTACTCGGAGGGCAACAGCATCAATACACCAGATGCTGTCTTCGTATTCGACCAGGTCTCTCTGAACAGAGAGGAGGGCTACAACAGCACCACGGGGATATTCACCTGCCCCATTGCTGGTGTCTACTCCTTCGTCTACACCTCGCTGCCGGCACGGGGAGTGGAGACGGCCGTCACCCTCGTGCGGAACAACGTCAAGGCCAGCTCCATCTACAGTGACCTCTCTCAGGGCAGCACGCAGTCTGCTGAGCGCACTGAGCTCGTTCTCCTCGCTGAGGGGGACGCCGTGTGGGTAAAGCTCGAGAAAGGGACCGTGCTGAGACAGCAAGCCTCCCTGAGCTTTCAGGGATACCGGGTCTCCGATTAA